The Cervus canadensis isolate Bull #8, Minnesota chromosome 5, ASM1932006v1, whole genome shotgun sequence genome contains the following window.
CATTTTATAAATGTCATCATCAtagtcttttaatattttacataaaaaactGTATACACAGCTTATAGAACTTTTATGTAAACATCATAAGCTCACCATTTTGTCATTtgtcagtttatttaaaaaataaaaaaaacaagacaatttAGTAGAAGTACCACTggatggggaagggagggggagaaaagagaCACAAGGGGGAGGTTTATTCTCTGTACAGAGATGCAGAGAAAATTTCACACAGCTTTAGAGACTgccttgaggggaaaaaaaaacaaaaggttttAGATAGGCCCTAATACTGGTTACCGCCCTTTATCAAAAGAGTGCGCATACGTGCACAAATAAAATCGCAAAATAGAACAGTGTTGCcacttttttcaaaagaaaaaaattagtggtttctttttcttctccttgttttttaaaagtcatcatcatttttaaaaaaaacatcagAAGTAGATGAGGTTACAGCTTACAAGTGTGGTCAGAATGCTACTCTTATGCAAATGACAAGTGCATTAAATGTCAAACAATGAAACAATTGTGCAAAGAATTCgttccaaaaagaagaaaaaaaaacaagttttagcctttaaataaatcaaataacaTCAGTTTCTTGGACTGAACAATTTTCACTTGCAGGACAGGCACAAAGTTCGTTTATGGCAAAAACAACCTGCAGCACACTTCACCCCTCCTTATCAGTGGCTAGTGAGGGGTTCGCcgtcgggggcgggggggcggggactGGTTGGCAGGAGACAGGAGTCTGGAAGCTGTCCTCTCAGGCCCCAAGTCGGCTGCAAACGTCTTCCCCAGGGGCAGGAAAGATGGCCAAGTCTTGTTCGTGCTGGGATGACGCCTCACTCAGACCCGGCTGGAGCTGTTCTAGCGCCCTGTCactccacccaccaccaccattaaATAACACCATCCTACCTccgaaaataaaattatatctatatttatataacaccccatcctccccagccctcccctcccgcGGGTCCCGAGGTCTATGTTACAGACAGGGGATAGCAGGCGCTCGCTGGTTACAGACGCACATCCGATGGGGCGCGGCCGCACCCCGGCGCCAAGCTCATCTCCCGGGAGCAGGGGCGGGCGTGGGGTGAAAACTCGGCGGCGGGGAGTCGAACATACACACAGCCACACACCCTGAAGCGGCTTGGCTCTTCAGAAAATGGTGTTCAGGGGACCCTTGGCACTCAGCGGGGTGGCCAAGCCTGTGCCACACGGCCGGACGCACAGACACTTGGAAAGGGGGCGCCGGGTGCCTACCACGCGGCCGACTCTCGGGCGCCAGAGCCTGAGTCTCCAGGCCACGGCTGCCGGGGCTGAAAGCAAGCAGACGCTAGGCAGTCCGGTGGGGGTCCTTGGGGGGGCAAGGGTCTCCCCTTCTCCGGGCTCGTGCGGGACGGGCCCGGGATGGGGAGCCGCGCTGGCAGGGGCAGGCGGGTCGGGCGCGGCCCTCATAGCACCTTGCAGCAGTTGATGCACCCGTTCTGGGAGCCGTAGCGCTTCTGCAGCGCGGCGCGCGTGGCCGTCTCGAAGACCTCTCGGACGCCCTCCTTGGTCTTGGCCGAGCACTCGAGGTAGTCGTAGGCTTGGATGCGCACGGCCATGGCGCGGCCATCATCCGTGCGCACCGGTTCTTGCTTCATGCGGGCCAGCTCTGTGCGGACGTGCTCGTCGCTGCGCAGGTCTTTCTTGTTGGCCACGAGGATGATGGGCACGTTGGGGCAGAAGTGCTTCACCTCGGGCACCCACTTCTCGGGGATGTTCTCCAGCGAATCCGGGCTGTCCAC
Protein-coding sequences here:
- the RHOB gene encoding rho-related GTP-binding protein RhoB, whose product is MAAIRKKLVVVGDGACGKTCLLIVFSKDEFPEVYVPTVFENYVADIEVDGKQVELALWDTAGQEDYDRLRPLSYPDTDVILMCFSVDSPDSLENIPEKWVPEVKHFCPNVPIILVANKKDLRSDEHVRTELARMKQEPVRTDDGRAMAVRIQAYDYLECSAKTKEGVREVFETATRAALQKRYGSQNGCINCCKVL